A portion of the Cellulophaga algicola DSM 14237 genome contains these proteins:
- the bglX gene encoding beta-glucosidase BglX, with product MKLKVSHILALTLLLAAPSIQAQHTIPEVEALLKKMTIEEKIGQLNLVTPGGGIATGSVVSSNVEDKIKAGQVGGLFGISGPEKIKTAQDFAVKKTRLGIPLFFGSDIIHGYKTTFPIPLGLSSSWDMELLKRTAQVAALEATADGINWNFSPMVDISRDPRWGRISEGAGEDPYLGSQIAKAMVTGYQGEDLMAKNTMLATVKHFALYGAAEAGRDYNSVDMSRLKMYNEYLPPYKAAIDAGVGSVMSSFNDIDGIPASGNKWLLTDLLRDDWKFNGFVVSDYTSVNEMIAHGLGDLQAVSALSLKAGLDMDMVGEGFLTTLKKSLDEGKVTAEEITTACRRILEAKFKLGLFDDPYKYIDKKRPAKDILKDENRALAREAAKKSFVLLKNDTKNLPINKSSKIALIGDLANSKDNMLGTWAPTGDPQLSVSILQGFKNVAPNAQITHAKGANITDDAALAKKINVFGERVTIDKRSAEEMLNEAVELAKKSDIIVAVVGEATEFTGESSSRTDISIPQSQKKLIRALAATGKPLVLVLMSGRPLVLEEELALSASILQVWFPGVEAGNAIADVVFGDYNPSGKLTATWPRNVGQIPIYHSIKNTGRPQLTSEFEKFTSNYLDAPNTPLLPFGYGLSYTEFEYSNLNVNASQINQNEPLIVTVSVTNTGNFDGEEVVQLYLRDVVRSITQPVKQLKGFKKVMLKKGETKQVTLTLTPDDLKFYNSNLDFVAEPGDFEIYVGTNSDATLKSSFTLK from the coding sequence ATGAAATTAAAAGTCTCACATATTTTAGCGCTAACCCTATTGTTAGCTGCTCCATCAATACAGGCACAGCATACCATTCCGGAGGTAGAAGCATTATTAAAAAAAATGACCATTGAAGAGAAAATTGGTCAGTTAAATCTAGTAACTCCGGGAGGAGGCATAGCAACCGGTTCTGTGGTAAGTTCCAATGTTGAAGACAAAATAAAAGCGGGTCAAGTAGGAGGGTTATTCGGAATTTCTGGACCTGAAAAAATTAAAACAGCACAAGATTTTGCCGTAAAAAAAACACGTTTAGGTATCCCTCTTTTCTTTGGGTCTGATATTATTCACGGCTATAAAACTACGTTTCCTATTCCTTTAGGGTTATCGTCTTCATGGGATATGGAATTACTGAAAAGAACAGCTCAAGTTGCAGCTTTAGAAGCCACAGCAGATGGAATTAACTGGAATTTTTCGCCAATGGTAGATATTTCTCGTGATCCTCGATGGGGAAGAATTTCTGAAGGTGCTGGCGAAGATCCCTACTTGGGTTCTCAGATTGCCAAAGCAATGGTAACCGGGTATCAAGGTGAAGATCTTATGGCTAAGAATACAATGCTGGCTACTGTAAAACATTTTGCCCTTTATGGCGCTGCAGAGGCTGGTAGAGATTACAATTCTGTAGATATGAGCAGACTTAAAATGTATAATGAATACCTACCGCCATACAAAGCAGCTATAGATGCAGGAGTGGGTAGCGTTATGAGTTCTTTCAATGATATTGACGGTATTCCTGCCTCTGGAAATAAATGGTTGTTGACAGATTTACTGAGAGATGATTGGAAATTTAACGGCTTCGTTGTTTCAGATTATACTTCGGTAAATGAAATGATTGCACATGGTTTAGGAGATTTACAAGCGGTATCTGCTTTATCGCTTAAAGCAGGTTTAGACATGGATATGGTGGGCGAAGGTTTTTTAACTACCTTAAAAAAATCGCTAGATGAAGGAAAAGTTACAGCGGAAGAAATTACCACTGCTTGCCGAAGAATTTTAGAAGCTAAATTTAAACTAGGTCTTTTTGATGATCCTTATAAATACATTGATAAAAAAAGACCGGCTAAAGATATTCTGAAAGATGAAAACAGAGCTCTAGCAAGAGAAGCGGCAAAAAAATCGTTTGTCTTATTAAAGAATGATACTAAAAACCTACCTATTAATAAAAGTTCAAAAATTGCTTTAATAGGAGATTTGGCAAATAGTAAAGACAATATGTTAGGTACTTGGGCGCCTACTGGAGATCCTCAACTATCCGTATCTATACTTCAAGGCTTTAAGAATGTAGCACCTAATGCTCAAATTACACATGCAAAAGGAGCAAATATTACAGATGATGCTGCACTTGCCAAGAAAATTAATGTATTTGGAGAACGCGTAACTATAGATAAACGCAGTGCAGAAGAAATGTTAAACGAAGCGGTTGAGCTTGCAAAAAAATCTGATATTATAGTAGCGGTTGTAGGTGAAGCTACTGAGTTTACGGGAGAATCCTCTAGTAGAACAGATATTTCTATTCCGCAAAGTCAGAAAAAATTAATACGTGCTTTGGCTGCTACAGGAAAACCTTTAGTGCTTGTTCTAATGAGCGGTAGGCCTTTGGTTTTAGAGGAAGAGCTTGCATTATCGGCGAGTATTCTTCAAGTGTGGTTTCCTGGAGTAGAAGCAGGGAATGCTATTGCAGATGTGGTGTTCGGAGATTACAATCCGTCTGGAAAATTAACGGCTACATGGCCTCGAAATGTGGGGCAAATTCCCATCTACCACAGTATAAAAAATACGGGTAGACCACAATTAACTTCTGAATTTGAAAAGTTTACATCTAATTATTTAGATGCTCCAAATACACCCTTACTTCCTTTTGGTTACGGATTAAGTTATACCGAATTTGAGTACAGTAATTTAAACGTAAATGCTTCTCAAATTAATCAAAATGAGCCTCTAATAGTTACGGTAAGCGTTACAAATACGGGTAATTTTGATGGGGAAGAAGTAGTGCAACTATACCTTAGAGATGTGGTAAGAAGTATCACGCAACCGGTAAAACAACTAAAGGGTTTCAAAAAAGTAATGCTTAAGAAAGGAGAAACCAAACAGGTAACACTAACACTAACTCCTGATGATTTAAAATTCTACAACTCAAATTTAGATTTTGTTGCAGAGCCTGGAGATTTTGAAATCTATGTAGGAACTAATTCTGATGCAACCTTGAAATCGTCGTTCACCCTTAAATAG
- the cls gene encoding cardiolipin synthase — translation MRTLLFIGYLVLTIWAFGSIVLHGSRPTKSLSWLLTIIAIPFGGPILYYLFGVNRRKFRFFRLRQTERRRLYDETYKSLSTTEDDIHIHENKYKKLSKLNKKNTFFPSYNGNSVTILNDGEETFDAIFEAIKKAKYFVHLQYYIFEEGELSERFYELFKTKIKEGVEVRLIYDSVGSFSFRGKTIKRFKDIGVEAYPIMPLRFGSLLFTLNYRNHRKIIIIDGSLGFTGGVNVSDKYIKKSSPLGIWNDLHVRLEGPVVNSLHRVFIKDYHFASSKEMLINEKYLPNLEPIGESTVQIVASGPDSRQPAVMQQYISMINSATKSIYIANPYFIPGTTVLQAIKIAALSGIQVSLLIPNKSDSLMAKYSMFSRFEELLAIGVNIYLREDFSHSKVILIDNEVASVGSGNFDYRSFEHNFEANAVIYDKEITEAICKEFTEYCEINKSLDYKTFKNRPLYKRFIEGIAKFFSPLL, via the coding sequence TTCAAGACCAACAAAATCATTAAGCTGGTTATTAACTATTATAGCTATCCCCTTTGGTGGCCCCATACTCTACTATCTTTTTGGCGTCAATAGAAGAAAATTTCGCTTTTTTAGACTTAGACAAACAGAAAGAAGACGCTTGTATGATGAGACCTATAAAAGTCTATCCACAACAGAAGATGACATTCATATTCATGAAAACAAATACAAAAAGCTATCTAAATTAAATAAAAAAAATACATTCTTCCCTTCCTACAATGGCAATAGTGTTACTATTCTAAATGATGGTGAAGAAACCTTTGATGCAATTTTTGAAGCCATAAAAAAGGCAAAATATTTTGTACACCTGCAGTATTATATTTTTGAAGAAGGCGAATTATCAGAACGATTTTATGAATTGTTTAAAACAAAAATTAAAGAAGGTGTAGAAGTGCGCTTAATTTATGATTCTGTAGGAAGCTTTTCTTTTAGAGGTAAAACAATAAAACGCTTTAAAGATATTGGGGTAGAAGCTTACCCTATAATGCCCTTACGTTTTGGCAGCTTATTGTTTACTTTAAATTATAGAAACCATAGAAAAATTATAATTATCGATGGTAGTTTAGGATTTACAGGAGGTGTAAATGTTTCTGACAAGTACATAAAAAAAAGCTCGCCTCTTGGTATATGGAATGATTTGCATGTACGATTAGAAGGTCCTGTCGTCAATAGCTTACATCGTGTTTTTATCAAAGATTATCACTTTGCGAGTAGTAAAGAGATGCTTATCAATGAAAAATACTTACCTAACCTTGAACCTATTGGAGAAAGTACCGTACAAATAGTGGCTAGTGGGCCAGATTCTAGACAACCTGCAGTAATGCAGCAGTATATTTCTATGATCAATAGCGCTACTAAATCTATCTATATTGCCAACCCTTATTTTATTCCAGGCACCACCGTATTACAAGCCATTAAAATTGCTGCCTTGAGTGGCATTCAAGTAAGCTTATTAATTCCGAACAAATCCGATTCGCTTATGGCAAAATATTCTATGTTTTCTAGGTTTGAAGAGCTTCTTGCTATTGGGGTAAACATCTATTTACGAGAAGACTTCTCCCATAGTAAAGTTATATTGATTGATAATGAAGTTGCTTCTGTAGGATCTGGTAATTTTGATTACCGCAGTTTTGAACATAATTTTGAAGCCAATGCCGTTATTTATGATAAAGAGATTACGGAGGCTATATGTAAAGAATTTACAGAATATTGTGAAATTAATAAAAGCTTAGATTACAAAACTTTTAAAAACCGCCCGCTTTACAAACGTTTTATAGAGGGTATTGCTAAATTTTTCAGTCCCCTGCTATAA
- a CDS encoding type 1 glutamine amidotransferase domain-containing protein has product MKLQNKKVAILATDGFEKSELFEPLKALKNEGAVVDIISIKEGEIKSWEDKNWGEAIAVTKLVKDAKESDYNALVLPGGVANPDTLRTDEDSIQFIQSFFKSHKPVAAICHAPWLLISAGVIENREVTSFPSIKDDVLNAGATWLDQEVVVDNGLVTSRNPDDLPAFIRKVIEEIGEGKHEKQVASA; this is encoded by the coding sequence ATGAAACTACAAAATAAAAAAGTAGCCATTTTAGCTACAGACGGATTTGAAAAATCTGAATTATTTGAACCCTTAAAGGCTTTAAAGAATGAAGGAGCAGTTGTAGACATAATTTCAATTAAAGAAGGAGAAATAAAGAGTTGGGAAGATAAAAATTGGGGAGAAGCAATAGCCGTAACTAAGCTTGTTAAAGATGCTAAAGAATCTGATTATAATGCTTTAGTATTACCTGGTGGCGTAGCAAATCCAGATACTTTAAGAACGGACGAAGATTCTATACAGTTTATCCAAAGCTTTTTTAAGAGTCATAAGCCGGTAGCTGCAATCTGCCATGCGCCTTGGTTACTTATTAGCGCAGGTGTTATTGAAAATAGAGAAGTAACCTCTTTCCCAAGTATTAAAGATGATGTATTGAATGCTGGAGCAACTTGGTTAGATCAAGAAGTTGTGGTAGATAATGGCCTGGTAACGAGTAGGAACCCTGATGATTTGCCTGCATTTATTCGTAAAGTAATTGAAGAAATAGGTGAAGGGAAGCACGAAAAGCAAGTAGCGAGCGCTTAA
- a CDS encoding GH3 family domain-containing protein — MAILGAVIKGIIDLKDMLTPESNPVEEQEKVLKELLEKAKDTEFGVHYKFNQLLEATTPSKLFSASIPFFDYDKMHAEWWYKLHKGIENVTWPGKPDYYALSSGTTGNTSKRIPVTDDMISAIKSTGIDQVSALANFDLPAEFFEKGILMLGSSTDLTEKETHLEGEISGISASNIPFWFRDYYKPGEEIAQIEDWDERVQKISDNAKNWDIGAISGIPSWIELMLEKVIADHNLTTIHEIWPNLQVYTSGGVAFGPYEKSFMALMGKPITVIDTYLASEGFVAFQARPETDAMKLATNNGIYFEFVPFRPEYINQDGSLTDDAPTVTLAEVEKDQDYALIISTVSGTWRYLIGDTIEFTDIERAEIKITGRTKFFLNTVGSQLSVNKLDAAVKHIEEVFNVKVPEYTLCAKRFEDDFYHSWYLGTESNLAAEEVALELDKHLKEANKNYKVARSKALKGVKVTLVAPSVFYEWNGANKKKGGQVKMERVMNEEKFKTWEEFVAKQ; from the coding sequence ATGGCAATTTTAGGAGCAGTAATAAAGGGTATCATAGATTTAAAAGATATGTTAACTCCCGAATCTAACCCAGTAGAAGAACAAGAAAAGGTGCTAAAGGAATTGCTCGAAAAAGCAAAAGACACTGAATTTGGCGTGCATTATAAATTTAATCAGCTCCTAGAAGCTACAACTCCTTCCAAGCTTTTTTCTGCGTCAATTCCTTTTTTTGATTATGATAAGATGCATGCGGAATGGTGGTACAAGCTCCATAAAGGAATTGAAAATGTTACTTGGCCAGGGAAGCCAGATTATTATGCATTAAGTTCTGGAACCACGGGGAATACAAGTAAAAGAATTCCGGTAACGGATGATATGATTTCAGCGATTAAGAGTACGGGTATTGATCAAGTATCTGCACTTGCAAATTTTGATCTACCTGCAGAATTTTTTGAAAAGGGTATTTTAATGTTGGGGAGTTCAACAGATTTAACAGAAAAAGAAACCCACCTAGAGGGAGAAATTAGTGGGATTAGTGCGAGTAATATTCCATTTTGGTTTAGAGATTATTACAAACCAGGAGAAGAGATTGCGCAGATTGAAGATTGGGATGAACGGGTTCAGAAAATATCAGACAATGCTAAAAATTGGGATATAGGCGCTATAAGTGGTATCCCTTCGTGGATAGAGTTAATGCTTGAAAAAGTAATTGCAGACCATAACTTAACTACGATTCATGAAATATGGCCCAACTTACAAGTATATACTTCAGGCGGAGTTGCTTTTGGTCCTTATGAAAAAAGCTTTATGGCTTTAATGGGGAAACCTATTACGGTTATAGATACCTACTTAGCCTCAGAGGGTTTTGTAGCTTTCCAAGCTAGGCCAGAAACGGATGCTATGAAATTAGCAACCAATAACGGAATCTATTTTGAGTTTGTGCCTTTCAGACCCGAGTATATCAACCAAGATGGTTCACTTACAGATGATGCGCCTACAGTAACACTTGCTGAGGTAGAAAAAGACCAAGACTATGCCTTAATTATAAGTACCGTTTCAGGAACATGGCGCTATCTTATTGGGGATACTATTGAGTTTACAGACATTGAGCGTGCAGAAATTAAAATTACAGGAAGAACTAAATTCTTTTTAAATACGGTGGGTTCTCAGTTATCCGTAAACAAATTAGATGCTGCTGTGAAGCACATAGAAGAAGTATTTAATGTAAAAGTTCCAGAATATACCCTATGTGCAAAACGTTTTGAGGACGATTTTTATCATAGTTGGTATTTAGGAACAGAAAGTAATTTAGCTGCAGAAGAGGTTGCTTTAGAACTTGATAAACATTTAAAAGAAGCGAATAAGAATTACAAGGTAGCTAGATCTAAAGCTTTAAAAGGTGTAAAGGTTACTTTAGTAGCCCCATCAGTTTTCTATGAGTGGAATGGTGCGAATAAAAAGAAAGGTGGCCAAGTAAAAATGGAACGGGTAATGAATGAAGAGAAGTTTAAAACTTGGGAAGAATTTGTAGCAAAGCAGTAG